The genomic region TATAATTTTGCATGTACTCAAATACGCCACCATCTTCCGGTGAAATTCCCGCATTACAAAATGCAGAAACAGAATAAAAAAGAGCATTAAATAAGGCTTGTGCAGGCTTGAAGTAACGCAACAAAATGGGATACAGCGCCACAACTCCCGCAAGCTCACAGCACAAGGTCACGGAAACGATTATTTTTAAAAAGTTTTTGATTCTTCCCCAATACTCAAAATCCAAAATTTTACTTGCCGTTACGCGGTCTGCTATCCCAAAATTCAAAAACAATGACAACACAGAAAAAGACAGCGTCATGAGCCCCAGCCCACCGATCTGAATGAGCCCCAAAATCACACACTTACCAAAAAATGAAAAGGTTGAGATTGGGACGACTTGAATGCCGGTCACACATGTTGCCGATGCTGCAGTAAAAATAAGATCCATCAGTGAACAGTCGACAAGACGCATCAATGGTAATTGCAACAACAAACAACCAACCGTGATCACCGCTAAAAATGAAAGTAAAATGAGAACGCCAGGAGAAATTTGAAATTTTTTTATATGAAACATACTCGTTCGCGCACATCAACTAAAAAAACACTGCATACCACACTAGGGCAATCGAAAGAGCAACCGCAAGTAAGAACAAAAGATGGCGACCATATCGATGCAAAAACAGCTTAACTTCTGCTCCCCACCGAATGCTTACAAACGCGATGACAGAAAATCGAAGCGCTCGAGCGGCAGCAACCACACTTAAAAAAGGAACTAAAGGAATTTCGACAAGACCTGCCGATGCGGTAAGCAACTTAAAGGGAAACGGAACTAAGGCTCCAAAAAAAACCGTTGGTACATACTGCATCTGGTAATTTGCAACAAATGCAGCAAGTCGCAACTCAGAAACAAACAATGTCAGAATATGCTTACCAACAAAATCCCATAAAAAATCGCCCAACGCGTACCCCATGGCTGCGCCAATAACCGAACCCAAAACACCCAGAAGCACAAATTTATAGGCATCATCGGACCGATGCATGGCAAAAAACGCCATCACCGGATCGAGCGGAATCAATAAAATAATCTCGAGGGAAAACAAGACAAAAAAAATCTGGTACGCATAACGCGAATTGACCTGATGAACTATCCACTGATACAAATTACGTTTTTCTGGCACGTTTTCCACAACAAAACTCTCTAACTAGGTTATTGCGCAAGCTTGGCAGCAAGATACTCCACCAATTCAGTTATCGCAATACGTTCTTGAGATCCAGAGTTGCGCTCACGCACGGTAACCGCACCATCTTCGGCCGATTGATAGTCAATCGTGATACAAAATGGCGTTCCGATTTCGTCTTGACGGCGATATCTTTTTCCAATCGAGCCACCATCATCGTACTGCACAAATGCAAATTTCTTTTTTAAATCAGCAAATATTTTTCCCGCAAGTTCGCCCTGATGTTTTGTGAGAGGAAACACTGCGCAACGAATTGGCGCCATGTGTGGAGCAAAGTTCAAAAAGACTCTCGGTTCACCATCGACCACATCTTCGGTATACGCATCAAACAACATGGTCAAAAACAACCGATCAACACCAACCGAGCACTCAACCACATGCGGAAGATAACTCGTTCCTGCTTGCTGGTCGTGTACCGACAAATCTTTTTTACTAAACTGAGAGTGTTGTTTTAAATCAAAATCACCACGATGAGCAATCCCCTCAAGTTCTTTAAAACCAAACGGAAATTCATACTCCATATCAACACACGCTTGCGAGTAATGTGCCAACTCATCATTTGCGTGTGGACGCTGACGAATCTTACTCATATTCAGACCAATTTTTTGGTAAAAATCATTTCTGATCTTGCACCATGTCTCAAAAAAAGTATTTGAAGTTGACGGATGACAGAAAAACTCAAGCTCCATTTGCTCGAATTCTCGCATGCGGAATAAAAATTGTTTTGGAGTAATTTCGTTTCTAAAAGCCTTCCCGATTTGCGCAATCCCAAAAGGAATCGAAGTGCGCGAGGAAGTCATAACATTCTTAAAATTCACAAAGACAGCTTGTGCGGTTTCTGGGCGTAAGTAGGCGATGCTGTCACCAGTCATAGCTCCCATGTTGGTCTGAAACATCAAGTTAAAACGACGCTCTTCGGTCCAATTTTTAACACCACAGCTTTTGCATGGTTTTTCTGCGTTGTAATCATCATCGTCTGCGCGGTAACGTTTTTTGCAATTCTTACAGTCAACCAACGGATCACTAAAATTAGAAACGTGTCCAGAAGCGGTCCAGGTCATTTCATGACCAAGTAAGGCTCCATCAAAAAACACTACATCAAATTCTGCTTTGGCAACATGATCCATCCAAAAATTTTTGATATTTTGTTTAAGCAGAACGCCCAACGGACCAAAATCATAGACCCCGTTCAGGCCACCATAAATTTCTGCCGACTGAAAAACAAAACCCCGACGTTTACATAACGAAACAATTTGCTCAAGCGTTGCCATGAATTATTCAACTTCCTCAAAAACGATAAAAAATCATACTTTAAAGTGTATCAAATCCAGAAAAGCTTTCTACCCACGCAGATGCAAAAAAGCAAAAAAGGCTTCAATGCCAACCAAAATGATGATCACAACGGTTAACAGCTCACCACGAATGCTTGCAAGTCGGTCACGATAAATGGTGTACAAATCCTGCACAATCGAAAGTTTCTTGTTCACCGACTCAAGCCACTGAGGAATCAATAATTTGTCGACCAACATAGTATAAATTTCTTCATGATACGGGTCACCCGACATCTTGATACTTACTTCAAGACGATCGACAATCACGGAAATATCAACACGCAAACGCGCCAACTCTTCGACCAAGCGATCTTCCTTACCCTTGACCAGCGGGATATACGAACTCCAAGACAATTCATACGAACTATCACCCGAATAAAATTTATTAAGCTGCGCATCAAGCACGCGATCAAAGTTTTTGAGCTCTAAACGCTGAATGTTTACAAACTCCAAAAACTCCAAGACTTCATAATATTCATCATCATAAATAAATGCCGCTTCGCCATCGATAATCACCATGTCTTGGCCATAATATGCCGAAGATGAGGCCAAGACCGCCTCTTGCTGATAATCAGAAAGCGATTCTTTTTCATACCGCAACAACGATGCAATCTTAGAACCATAGGTTTCTTTAAAGTTTTCTGGGGTAAGGCCATCAACCGGCGTAATCTGCACCGCGCTGTAGCGCTCTTTCATGTGAAATAATTGTTTTTTTGAGACGAAAGACTCAATCCCCCGAAACAACATTGCAGCATCTGCTTCGGCTTTTTCGGCATAGACACCCGAAATTTCGATAAACCGACTTTTGAGCTCTTCAAAATTGGCACTGAATGGAATTTTGTAGCAAAACGAAATCACCCCAAACGAGTGTAATTTTGCCGCGATACAATCGGTTCGCGAGCGTTGCGCACCCGACGGATCGCAGTCTGCGAGTTGTACCGACACCGGCACGTGATAATTCTTAAACCCCGGCGATGTAGGAAGCACAAACGAAGGTAAAATTTGCGACGCTTGCAACGCCTTAAGATTTATTTCATCACCAATATCAAATGCATAAAAAAGGAGAAAGTTTCCGCGCAGTTGAATATTTTTTTCATTTTCCACACCACGACTCCCACGCACCACCGACATACAAACCCCGCATATTCAAAAACCCAACACTCTTTTTCTATCGAGTTTTACAAAAAAGCGCAAGCATGCTCAGGGAATGACAGCTTTTTACCTGTTTCGCAAAATGCTTTTTTACTCATTCAAGCAACCCTACTCCGCAGAAAAAAAATGGGGCGCAAGCTTTTTTCGCCCACGCCCCACAAATCAGAAATCACTCGATTGCAAGATTAGTAATCCGTTAAATCAACTAGATTACCCTGAGTATCAAAAATCGAAGGACAGCAAGAATCACCAAAAATAGATCCATAACCAAATAACCACGATTTAACCTGCGCGCTTGTAAATGGCTGGTGAATGCAACGCCCAATACCAAGCCGCGGCACATCACAGACCAAGCAATGCAAATAGCCCGCATCATTACCCCAGTAACGCGAAGAAATTCTGCGCGATTTCAGCCAGCTAGCTTTTTTGGTATACGCATTGCCAAGATCATCAATAACACAAAGCGCTAGTTTTTCATCATGAGCCTTAGTCCATTGACCATTTCGACGGCCACTTAAAAGATCAAAGAAAGCCTTGAATGAAATCTTAAAGCCATAACCATTTTTTATAAAAAGATCTTGTGCGTTACCAAGAAACAATGGATTTGAATAACTTTCATCACCGCCACCGCAAGAAAAATTAAACCACTCATTTCGGCGTTTTTCGAACTCAGAAAAGCCGCCATCTTCGTGCCTGCATAACCGTTTTCCCGCTAAGCGCAAAATTTCAACAAGCGTTGTCATCCGAACAACAAAAATACCCTTAAAAGTCCATGAACCCCCACCTTGTAAGGCGACTGTTTTTGGCTGCGCAGAGCGCAAGAAAGATGTAATATCATCAACAGATTCTACATCATCCCAGAAAAGCATTTCCAACTCTTTATGATCACCATAAACACTGGCTCTGATTCCCTGCTTTACGGTTTCCTTATCGTACGGCATCCCGCACAAAGGCTTGTCCGCAAAAACCCAGTCATATGCCCTGACGGCCACTGCTGGATAATTTTGCGTTTTCCAAAAATAAAACCACGTCAATGCTCCTGCTAGAAACAACTTGCCGCCATGATTCTCGAGAACTGTCGATTCATCGGCCACAGATTTAATGGCATTAAGCAACGATTCAGCGGGTTTTAAAAGCCCTGCAACCGTCACCTGCACAGAAAGCAAAATCGGTGATGTTTTTGTAGAAACGATGGTAAGATCTACCTCGCGGGTAAATTCACCAACTTCGTTTTGTGAAGCAATTTTAAACGCTACAGTGCGCGATGCTCCAACAGCAGACCCTGCTGCAACTTCTTTTTTCAACTTTTCGATTCGTCGATGCAACTCACCAACGATTGGATTTTTTGTCTGCACAGCGTCGTTGAATGATCTTTTTGATTTAAATTGCGTTTCAAGCGCCACAAAATCGTCATTCGCAAAAATAACTAGATCGCTTCTGTCTGGTGATAATTGCGCAGTAACCGCGCTTTTAACCTCAAGTTTGCTGATCCGCACCGCTTTTGGCTCATGCGCACCAAGGCCGAACCCCAAAGCAAGGACAACTAAAAGTAAATATTTCATATATTTTTTCCTTGTTTTTAAATAGTTATCTTGCTACAAAAAACTATCTTAGCCCGAAAACTCAAAAAATCATTTTTTTCTTTAAAAAAGTGGTTTTTTGCCTTTTTTTAGAAAAATCAATCTTAAAACGAATGCTCCCTGGCTAAAATTAAGCGCGTTAAGCGCGCAAACCCACTGCGCAGAAAAAAAATGGGGCGCAAGCTTTTTTCGCTCACGCCCCA from Candidatus Dependentiae bacterium harbors:
- a CDS encoding glycine--tRNA ligase; this translates as MATLEQIVSLCKRRGFVFQSAEIYGGLNGVYDFGPLGVLLKQNIKNFWMDHVAKAEFDVVFFDGALLGHEMTWTASGHVSNFSDPLVDCKNCKKRYRADDDDYNAEKPCKSCGVKNWTEERRFNLMFQTNMGAMTGDSIAYLRPETAQAVFVNFKNVMTSSRTSIPFGIAQIGKAFRNEITPKQFLFRMREFEQMELEFFCHPSTSNTFFETWCKIRNDFYQKIGLNMSKIRQRPHANDELAHYSQACVDMEYEFPFGFKELEGIAHRGDFDLKQHSQFSKKDLSVHDQQAGTSYLPHVVECSVGVDRLFLTMLFDAYTEDVVDGEPRVFLNFAPHMAPIRCAVFPLTKHQGELAGKIFADLKKKFAFVQYDDGGSIGKRYRRQDEIGTPFCITIDYQSAEDGAVTVRERNSGSQERIAITELVEYLAAKLAQ